A window of Apium graveolens cultivar Ventura chromosome 8, ASM990537v1, whole genome shotgun sequence contains these coding sequences:
- the LOC141679984 gene encoding uncharacterized protein LOC141679984, whose translation MNLIIGLRAEDGSMITEHGQLCNLLERYYKTIFSDINHADRMEFPNYSDEGVITNEQNNMLTAEIEYEEFSAAVKSMHPDKASGPDGLNPAFFQHFWKVLGKEVYQSCKVWLQECMFPATVNDTMLVLVPKKESVEDPKDLRPISLCNVLYKVVAKVLANRLKKRLLMVEFQGADFLFFKATTAESFTVKAVLSKYEDVSRQAVNFLKSAVFFSANVRRDKQEEIKQVLGVFNEIGDSRYLGLPSLIGRSKKTVFKYLKDRVYQRIQDWSSKLLSSAGYGTVDECLLVEIEFYIEQTHTLVILGKNEPHALVSRVLKAKYFLNSGLLEACRRGGSSYTWSGIWEAKEELKRGLRWVLGDGKTINICSDRWLRNKDEFVVDQQDSRVGNDVKVCEFFTENGKSWDERKVRSCFNHIDADAILRTRIPQINTVDRVAWIHSSNGQYTVKTGYHQWQKNQVGNSGVQQTKGWSKIWTLDVPHNMKVFMWRFCRNVIPVRNQLRHRGVPVPIGCALCVGDEEHMLHLFWDCQFAQECWRLVGLRYDMRMVENASEWVLEQLSKASNETLSKLTAVLWGIWYARNKRIFEGKIISPAATVN comes from the exons ATGAATCTCATTATTGGTTTAAGAGCAGAGGATGGTTCTATGATTACTGAACATGGGCAGCTTTGCAATTTGTTAGAAAGGTACTATAAAACTATTTTCTCTGATATAAATCATGCTGACAGGATGGAGTTTCCTAATTATAGTGATGAGGGGGTGATTACAAATGAGCAGAACAATATGTTGACAGCCGAGATAGAGTATGAGGAGTTCTCTGCTGCAGTTAAAAGTATGCACCCGGATAAGGCTAGTGGTCCAGACGGGTTGAACCCGGCCTTTTTTCAGCATTTCTGGAAAGTGTTAGGAAAAGAGGTGTATCAAAGCTGTAAAGTCTGGCTCCAAGAATGTATGTTTCCAGCCACTGTCAATGATACTATGTTGGTGCTAGTTCCTAAAAAAGAAAGTGTAGAAGATCCTAAGGACCTAAGACCTATATCATTGTGTAATGTGTTGTATAAAGTGGTTGCGAAAGTCTTAGCTAATAGATTGAAAAAGAGGCTGCTAATGGTAGAATTTCAGGGTGCCGA CTTCCTCTTCTTTAAAGCAACGACAGCGGAATCATTCACAGTCAAAGCAGTGCTTTCGAAGTATGAAGACGTTTCTAGGCAAGCTGTTAATTTTCTAAAATCTGCAGTTTTTTTTAGTGCTAACGTGCGGAGGGATAAACAGGAGGAAATTAAGCAGGTGCTCGGGGTGTTTAATGAGATAGGAGATAGCAGATATCTGGGACTTCCGTCTCTTATTGGTAGATCGAAGAAAACGGTGTTCAAGTACCTTAAAGACAGAGTTTATCAGAGAATTCAGGATTGGAGTTCGAAACTTCTGTCAAGTGCAG GATATGGAACAGTTGATGAATGCTTACTGGTGGAAATCGAATTCTACATCGAACAAACCCATACGTTGGTTATCTTGGGGAAGAATGA ACCTCATGCTCTGGTCTCGAGAGTGCTTAAAGCGAAATATTTCCTTAACTCCGGTCTTCTTGAAGCTTGTAGAAGAGGTGGGTCTAGCTATACCTGGTCTGGGATTTGGGAAGCTAAAGAGGAACTTAAGAGAGGGTTGAGGTGGGTTCTTGGGGATGGGAAGACTATTAACATTTGCTCTGATAGATGGTTAAGGAATAAGGATGAGTTTGTAGTTGATCAGCAAGATTCGAGGGTTGGAAATGATGTAAAAGTTTGTGAGTTTTTTACAGAAAATGGTAAGAGTTGGGATGAGAGAAAGGTAAGATCGTGTTTTAACCACATTGATGCGGATGCAATTTTGAGAACTCGTATTCCACAAATTAATACTGTAGACAGGGTAGCCTGGATCCATTCGAGCAATGGTCAGTATACAGTGAAAACGGGATATCATCAATGGCAAAAGAATCAAGTGGGTAATTCAGGAGTGCAACAAACGAAAGGCTGGAGTAAAATCTGGACATTAGATGTTCCTCATAATATGAAGGTATTTATGTGGCGTTTTTGTCGAAATGTTATTCCTGTTAGAAACCAACTTAGACATAGAGGGGTACCGGTGCCTATTGGGTGTGCGTTGTGTGTGGGCGATGAAGAGCATATGCTTCACCTATTTTGGGACTGTCAGTTTGCCCAAGAATGTTGGAGATTGGTGGGCCTTCGGTATGACATGAGGATGGTAGAAAATGCTTCAGAATGGGTGCTGGAGCAACTTAGTAAGGCATCTAATGAGACTTTGAGCAAGCTAACGGCAGTACTATGGGGAATATGGTATGCCAGGAACAAACGTATCTTTGAAGGCAAGATTATTTCCCCAGCTGCGACTGTAAATTGA
- the LOC141679985 gene encoding uncharacterized protein LOC141679985, with protein MVLRDSQGHFIAGKIGKFEGAVQVVEAETTAILEGLLWIKDLTARPVIIESDSLLSVNALNNNILNWFEVGNMVGQCKEIMRARSGVSIVFGRKQVNKVAHVLAKLPCDLNSFVISLSPPSCLLETIMSDIMIQ; from the coding sequence ATGGTTCTTAGGGATAGTCAGGGACATTTCATTGCAGGTAAGATAGGAAAGTTTGAAGGGGCTGTGCAGGTGGTCGAAGCAGAAACAACAGCCATCCTTGAAGGTTTGTTGTGGATTAAGGATTTAACAGCACGTCCAGTCATCATAGAGAGTGATTCTTTACTCTCTGTTAATGCTTTGAACAATAACATCCTGAATTGGTTTGAGGTTGGTAATATGGTAGGCCAATGTAAGGAGATTATGAGAGCTAGGAGTGGAGTCTCAATTGTTTTTGGTAGGAAGCAAGTAAACAAGGTGGCCCATGTATTGGCTAAATTGCCTTGTGATCTAAATAGCTTCGTTATTAGTTTGTCTCCTCCATCTTGTTTGTTGGAGACTATTATGTCGGATATTATGATTCAGTAA